Proteins from one Nicotiana tabacum cultivar K326 chromosome 23, ASM71507v2, whole genome shotgun sequence genomic window:
- the LOC107787816 gene encoding uncharacterized protein LOC107787816 isoform X1 — MYLSKTTTNEADNYIPWLAFKSMHHISLICEQLVNRSSIDHPPIPTLGLKSIICCMGYMSGVIYCYVRNRSTGTGQRKTILLQENGLRGNQLDQSKQVYLLHGNIKANMCTSCMETLRVEYDIVGPDEDTQVPQVVGNETGLAKCRNEKRKWKESERGTIVHC; from the exons ATGTATTTGTCGAAGACCACAACAAACGAAGCCGACAACTATATACCTTGGTTGGCCTTCAAGTCGATGCATCACATTTCATTAATATGTGAACAGTTAGTAAATAG GTCATCCATCGATCACCCTCCAATTCCAACATTGGGATTGAAGTCTATT ATATGTTGTATGGGTTATATGTCCGGAGTGATATATTGCTATGTAAGAAATCGTTCAACTGGAACTGGACAAAGAAAGACGATCTTGTTACAAGAAAATGGCCTTAGAGGTAATCAGCTTGATCAAAGCAAACAGGTGTACCTCTTACATGGAAATATCAAAGCAAACATGTGTACCTCTTGCATGGAAACACTAAGAGTTGAATATGATATCGTTGGCCCAGACGAGGACACACAG GTCCCTCAAGTTGTTGGAAATGAAACTGGTTTGGCAAAATGTAGAAATGAGAAACGAAAATGGAAAGAGAGCGAGAGAGGGACAATAGTACACTGCTGA
- the LOC107787816 gene encoding uncharacterized protein LOC107787816 isoform X3, whose product MYLSKTTTNEADNYIPWLAFKSMHHISLICEQLVNRSSIDHPPIPTLGLKSIICCMGYMSGVIYCYVRNRSTGTGQRKTILLQENGLRGNQLDQSKQVYLLHGNIKANMCTSCMETLRVEYDIVGPDEDTQEMKSTKLKVLWERSWIW is encoded by the exons ATGTATTTGTCGAAGACCACAACAAACGAAGCCGACAACTATATACCTTGGTTGGCCTTCAAGTCGATGCATCACATTTCATTAATATGTGAACAGTTAGTAAATAG GTCATCCATCGATCACCCTCCAATTCCAACATTGGGATTGAAGTCTATT ATATGTTGTATGGGTTATATGTCCGGAGTGATATATTGCTATGTAAGAAATCGTTCAACTGGAACTGGACAAAGAAAGACGATCTTGTTACAAGAAAATGGCCTTAGAGGTAATCAGCTTGATCAAAGCAAACAGGTGTACCTCTTACATGGAAATATCAAAGCAAACATGTGTACCTCTTGCATGGAAACACTAAGAGTTGAATATGATATCGTTGGCCCAGACGAGGACACACAG GAAATGAAGTCAACAAAATTAAAAGTTCTTTGGGAAAGAAGCTGGATTTGGTGA
- the LOC107787816 gene encoding uncharacterized protein LOC107787816 isoform X4: MYLSKTTTNEADNYIPWLAFKSMHHISLICEQLVNRSSIDHPPIPTLGLKSIICCMGYMSGVIYCYVRNRSTGTGQRKTILLQENGLRGNQLDQSKQVYLLHGNIKANMCTSCMETLRVEYDIVGPDEDTQFLRTTSQRDFPFRRS, translated from the exons ATGTATTTGTCGAAGACCACAACAAACGAAGCCGACAACTATATACCTTGGTTGGCCTTCAAGTCGATGCATCACATTTCATTAATATGTGAACAGTTAGTAAATAG GTCATCCATCGATCACCCTCCAATTCCAACATTGGGATTGAAGTCTATT ATATGTTGTATGGGTTATATGTCCGGAGTGATATATTGCTATGTAAGAAATCGTTCAACTGGAACTGGACAAAGAAAGACGATCTTGTTACAAGAAAATGGCCTTAGAGGTAATCAGCTTGATCAAAGCAAACAGGTGTACCTCTTACATGGAAATATCAAAGCAAACATGTGTACCTCTTGCATGGAAACACTAAGAGTTGAATATGATATCGTTGGCCCAGACGAGGACACACAG TTCTTGCGGACAACTTCTCAAAGAGACTTTCCCTTCAGAAGATCTTGA
- the LOC107787816 gene encoding uncharacterized protein LOC107787816 isoform X2, translating to MYLSKTTTNEADNYIPWLAFKSMHHISLICEQLVNRSSIDHPPIPTLGLKSIICCMGYMSGVIYCYVRNRSTGTGQRKTILLQENGLRGNQLDQSKQVYLLHGNIKANMCTSCMETLRVEYDIVGPDEDTQITHDVSEAKNLISQFLRTTSQRDFPFRRS from the exons ATGTATTTGTCGAAGACCACAACAAACGAAGCCGACAACTATATACCTTGGTTGGCCTTCAAGTCGATGCATCACATTTCATTAATATGTGAACAGTTAGTAAATAG GTCATCCATCGATCACCCTCCAATTCCAACATTGGGATTGAAGTCTATT ATATGTTGTATGGGTTATATGTCCGGAGTGATATATTGCTATGTAAGAAATCGTTCAACTGGAACTGGACAAAGAAAGACGATCTTGTTACAAGAAAATGGCCTTAGAGGTAATCAGCTTGATCAAAGCAAACAGGTGTACCTCTTACATGGAAATATCAAAGCAAACATGTGTACCTCTTGCATGGAAACACTAAGAGTTGAATATGATATCGTTGGCCCAGACGAGGACACACAG ATAACACATGATGTCTCTGAAGCTAAGAATCTCATTAGTCAG TTCTTGCGGACAACTTCTCAAAGAGACTTTCCCTTCAGAAGATCTTGA